Part of the Oscillibacter hominis genome is shown below.
CGGACGGAGGCCATTGTAAAAACCCGGAGCGAAAAGGACAGAAGGGTATATTACATCAGGCTGAGCCCCCGGATGGAGGCGCTTTTTGCCAACTATGACCGAGTGTTTGACCACATTGAGACGGCATTGAAAAATCAGTACGCGGAAGAGCAGCTTTCGCTGTTTGAAGAGATTCTGCGTACCATTTCGGAAATTGAATGGAGCAAAGATTCAAATGAACAATGAGCTGGGGCGGGAGATTACGCTCCCCTCCATTTTAAAATTCACCTTCCCCTCCATCCTGACCATGGTGGTGATGTCTCTCTATACGGTGGTGGACGGCACCTTTGTCTCACGCTTGGTGGGAACCAACGCGTTCTCTGCGGTAAATATCGTCTACCCGCTTTTGAGCGTCACCATCGGCCTGGGCACCATGTTTGGGACCGGGCTGACGGCCGTCGTCTCCCGAAAATTAGGGGAGGGGAAAGAGGAGGAGGCGCGGCAGGACCTGACCTTCGTCCTTCTGACCACAATCCTCCTTGGCGTGGCGGTGACGCTGGTATGCTTTTTCTGTTTGGAGGACATCATCCGGGCGCTGGGCGCCAATGACGAGATTTTCCAGGATTGCCGGGACTATGCCTTTCCGCTGGTCTTTTTCTTTGGGGCCAATATTTTGCAGCTTCAGTTTCAGACCCTCTATGTGGCCTGCGGAAAGCCCTACATCGGCCTTGCGACCACTGTGCTGGGCGGGCTTGCCAATGTGGCGCTGGACTATCTCTTCATCGCCAGGTTCCATATGGGAGTCGCCGGAGCCGCCATTGCAACGGGCATCGGGTACGCCTTACCGACGGTGTACGGCCTGGCGTATTTTGCCTGCAACCGCAAGGGGGCGCTCTACTTTGTCAAACCCAAGGCGGATTTCCGCCTTCTGCTCCATACCATGGTCAACGGCTCCTCGGAGATGGTCAATAATCTCTCCACCAGCGTCACCACATTTTTGTTCAACATCATCATGATGCGGATGTTGGGGCAGGACGGCGTGGCGGCAGTCTCCATTTTGCTTTATCTGGACTTTGTGCTCATTGCCATTGCCCTGGGGTATTCCCTTGGCGTGGCACCTCTGTTTTCTTATAATTACGGCAGCGGGGAGGAAGAGAAGCTGAAGCGCCTCTTCCGGATGAGCACCCGGTTCTCCTTTGCAGTGGGAGCAGTGATGTCCGCCGGCACATTCCTGTTCGCAAAACACCTGGCGGGGATTTTTACCCATCAGGGGACGCCGGTCTATGAGTTGGCGGTATCCGGCCTGGGAATTTACGCGCTGAGCTATCTCTTCAAAGGCTATAATGTCTTTGCGTCCGCCCTGTTTACAGCGTTTGGCGACGGGAGGACCTCCGCAATATTATCCTTTCTTCGTACGTTTGTTTTTTTGAGCGCATCGCTTCTGGGGCTCTCATCCCTTTTCGGCGTGGAGGGCGTCTGGTTTGCCACGCCGGTGGCGGAGCTTTTGTCGTTGGCCCTGTCCCTCTTTTATCTCATTCGCTGCCGCCGGCGCTATGGCTACTGGAAGTAAGCGGGAACAAATAAAGCGGCGGGAATCTCCCGCCGCTTTTCCTATCCTGATTCAAAAAAGGCTTCAGCCGTTCAGTGTTTCCTCCAGGGCCCTCAGATCCACACCCAGCTTGTCAAAAGAGACAGGCAGTTGGGAGATGCTGACCTCAATCTTGCGCATCTCTCCGGTGACATGGGCGGAGGCGGTTTCAAAGGTGGAGGTGAGCGCCCAGTACTGCTGCTTGCACTGCTGCAGCAGCTGGTTGAGCCGTTCGTTTGTGGCGGCCTCCAGTTCATCGGCGCGCTTGCGGGCCTCGCATTCGATGTTGCCGATGTGCTCCTTTGCCTTTTGATAGGAGTCCGCCTGAGGCTTCAGCTCCTGCACCTGGGCAAGGAGGGCGTCGCGCTCCGGCTTCAGGGCGTCCAACTCACGCTTCAGGGCATCCCTGGCCGCGGACTGCGTTTCCAGTTCCTCTTTCAGACGGGTGCATTCCAAACGGCAGCTCTCCGCCTCCTGACGCAGGGCCTCCAACTGGGTCTGTGCGGCGGTCTGCTCGGTCCGCAGAGCTTCGTTTTCCTGCTGCAGGGCTTCCATGGCGGCTGTAGTTTCCTGAGAGGTCTTTTCAATATAGCTGATAACGTCCTGACGGTCAAACCCGCCGAACATCACACTTTTAAATGTATTGCTTTCCATTGACCCACCGCTTTCTGTGTAAATATAATCATATCTTATCATAAAAGGGAAAGGTTTACAATACTTTGCTTTACCGGGTGTGAAAAGGGCGTGGGATTTATTGATCAAGCGCACGTCGGCCTTGCCGATTAAAGGGAGCAAGAAAATTGAAAAAACTATGAAAAAACTCTTGCATATTCAAGAGGCATGTGGTAATATAATTAAGCTGTCTGTGAGGACAAGCGCCGTTAGCTCAGCTGGATAGAGCGTCTGGCTACGGACCAGAAGGCCGGGGGTTCGAATCCCTCACGGCGTACCAAAAAGCCGCTTAGAGCCGCAAGGCTTTGAGCGGTTTTTTGTTTTACTGAGAACATATTTAGTTATGGTGTACTATTTTGAAAGCCCCTGGAGAGAGTACTCTCTCCAGGGGCTTTCCCATTGTCATGAACATTTGAGGAGCGGAAAAAGAGCATTTTTCCCATTTTTGAAAAATAACTTTCTGTTTGCAGAATATTCGCACAATTTTGCGAAAAATCTGTGGTACTGTCAAAAAAATGCAGGATATTACCACAGAAAGAGAGAAAAAAAGTGAAAATATTTGCATATCACGGGATGAAAAATGTGTCGGGGTCCCGCATCCGCCAGGCAAGAAGGGCGCTGAAACTGTCGCAGACAGAGCTGGCGGCCCAGCTGCAGGTCCGAGGGGTGGTCCTTGAGCGGGATACCATCAGCAGGATGGAGATTGGGGACCGGATTGTAGCGGATTATGAGCTGCGCACGATGGCGGAAATCCTGAAGGTGGATGTGGCGTGGCTTCTCAATGTGGAAGAAGGGGAGGAACAGTGGGTGGGCCAGGCCGGCGAGCGGCCCGACGCCTATTGATCTTGTGTGAACAAGAGGGGGGATGCCATGTTATCCACGCGGCT
Proteins encoded:
- a CDS encoding MarR family winged helix-turn-helix transcriptional regulator, encoding MTGLARSVDEFYYHMALYELRMMNGADFFNGLSYNSLLYLNVIWMTEECTVSKIADTLGVTKPAVTLKINELARTEAIVKTRSEKDRRVYYIRLSPRMEALFANYDRVFDHIETALKNQYAEEQLSLFEEILRTISEIEWSKDSNEQ
- a CDS encoding MATE family efflux transporter produces the protein MNNELGREITLPSILKFTFPSILTMVVMSLYTVVDGTFVSRLVGTNAFSAVNIVYPLLSVTIGLGTMFGTGLTAVVSRKLGEGKEEEARQDLTFVLLTTILLGVAVTLVCFFCLEDIIRALGANDEIFQDCRDYAFPLVFFFGANILQLQFQTLYVACGKPYIGLATTVLGGLANVALDYLFIARFHMGVAGAAIATGIGYALPTVYGLAYFACNRKGALYFVKPKADFRLLLHTMVNGSSEMVNNLSTSVTTFLFNIIMMRMLGQDGVAAVSILLYLDFVLIAIALGYSLGVAPLFSYNYGSGEEEKLKRLFRMSTRFSFAVGAVMSAGTFLFAKHLAGIFTHQGTPVYELAVSGLGIYALSYLFKGYNVFASALFTAFGDGRTSAILSFLRTFVFLSASLLGLSSLFGVEGVWFATPVAELLSLALSLFYLIRCRRRYGYWK
- a CDS encoding helix-turn-helix domain-containing protein; its protein translation is MKIFAYHGMKNVSGSRIRQARRALKLSQTELAAQLQVRGVVLERDTISRMEIGDRIVADYELRTMAEILKVDVAWLLNVEEGEEQWVGQAGERPDAY